One segment of Thermoanaerobacter kivui DNA contains the following:
- a CDS encoding DUF554 domain-containing protein: MLGTIVNSIAIIIGGTLGRLLKVGIPERFKTIVMQGVALSVMMIGISSGLKFNNLMLVIVSLVLGGIIGEALNIEEYLNKLGDTLQKKLSKDNSSTISKGFVTASLVYCIGAMAIVGALKDGLSGDHSILFAKSVLDGISSIIFASTFGIGVVFSAISVFLYQGSISLGASFLQGLLTKPVIEDMTAVGGVLIFAISLNMLEIKNIKVGNLLPAIFIPIFYQILLNLIKGF, encoded by the coding sequence ATGTTAGGAACCATTGTGAATTCAATTGCGATAATTATTGGAGGAACCTTAGGTAGACTTCTTAAAGTAGGTATTCCTGAGAGATTTAAAACCATAGTGATGCAAGGCGTGGCTTTAAGCGTCATGATGATTGGAATATCCAGTGGGCTTAAGTTTAATAATTTGATGTTGGTAATTGTGAGCCTTGTTTTGGGTGGTATTATAGGGGAAGCTTTAAATATTGAAGAATATTTAAATAAGTTAGGAGATACATTGCAAAAAAAGTTAAGTAAAGATAACAGTTCTACAATTAGCAAAGGCTTTGTGACAGCAAGTTTAGTTTATTGCATTGGTGCTATGGCAATTGTAGGTGCTTTGAAAGATGGACTTTCAGGAGACCACAGTATACTATTTGCTAAATCTGTGCTAGATGGAATTTCCTCCATAATTTTTGCTTCTACTTTTGGAATAGGTGTTGTTTTTTCAGCTATTTCGGTATTTTTGTATCAAGGTTCTATTTCATTAGGTGCATCTTTTTTGCAAGGGCTTTTGACGAAACCAGTGATTGAAGACATGACAGCTGTAGGAGGAGTATTGATATTTGCGATTTCTTTGAACATGTTGGAAATTAAAAATATAAAAGTGGGTAATTTGCTTCCAGCTATTTTTATACCTATTTTTTATCAGATTTTACTAAACCTTATAAAAGGATTTTAG
- a CDS encoding S8 family peptidase — protein MNLIPIFVFSKIAKDIFIKNKIDKRLLNKVAYLRSECVPVILYSRLPYSILKAKIEKLGGSIKFELPIINAWSVNLPCNKLAKIASLSGIHFIAEDSTIQVQLNIATQEINSRKVNDLGYTGKGVTIAFLDTGIYPHPDFTKPKNRIVAFYDVVNGKKQPYDDNGHGTHVAGDAAGNGYASNGKYKGVAPEANIVAVKVLDAYGKGLSSDILAGMQWVLDNKDKYNIRIVSLSIGETPSLPTFLDPLVRGVDTLWKHGIVVTVAAGNSGPNYNTITSPGTSRNAITVGAVDDKRTSDISDDEIAQFSGRGSPYLYKPDIVAPGVKIISTASGNVPFGADEIMVNKAYRTATGTSMATPMAAGAAALLLEKNPNLANIQIKNILKSTAIKIGDAGLWTQGSGMINIEEALKKV, from the coding sequence CTAAGATAGCGAAAGACATATTTATTAAAAACAAAATTGACAAAAGATTATTAAATAAAGTAGCTTATTTAAGAAGTGAATGTGTACCAGTAATCTTATATTCAAGATTACCCTATAGTATTTTAAAAGCAAAAATTGAAAAATTAGGAGGAAGTATAAAATTCGAACTTCCCATCATAAACGCGTGGTCAGTTAATCTGCCATGCAATAAATTAGCAAAAATTGCTTCCCTCAGTGGTATACACTTCATAGCAGAAGACTCCACCATCCAGGTGCAACTTAACATTGCGACACAAGAAATCAACTCAAGAAAAGTAAATGATTTAGGCTACACCGGAAAAGGTGTAACAATCGCTTTTTTAGACACAGGAATATATCCTCATCCTGACTTTACAAAACCCAAAAATCGCATAGTAGCTTTTTATGATGTTGTCAATGGAAAAAAACAGCCTTATGACGATAACGGTCATGGAACCCATGTAGCAGGGGATGCTGCAGGAAACGGATATGCCTCAAATGGAAAATACAAAGGAGTTGCTCCAGAAGCAAATATAGTAGCAGTAAAAGTCCTTGATGCTTATGGAAAGGGTCTATCATCAGATATATTAGCCGGAATGCAATGGGTTTTAGACAACAAAGATAAATACAATATAAGAATAGTTTCTCTTTCAATAGGTGAAACTCCTTCATTACCTACCTTTCTAGACCCCTTAGTAAGAGGTGTGGATACATTGTGGAAGCATGGAATAGTAGTTACTGTAGCTGCCGGAAATTCTGGACCCAATTACAACACTATTACTTCTCCCGGTACTAGTAGAAACGCAATAACAGTTGGAGCAGTAGATGACAAAAGAACCTCCGACATAAGTGATGACGAAATAGCTCAATTTTCTGGAAGAGGTTCGCCTTATCTATACAAACCAGACATAGTAGCACCAGGTGTAAAAATAATTTCTACTGCTTCAGGAAACGTACCTTTTGGTGCAGATGAAATCATGGTGAATAAAGCATATAGAACAGCAACAGGAACTTCTATGGCCACTCCAATGGCAGCAGGAGCAGCAGCACTGCTTCTTGAAAAAAATCCTAATTTGGCCAATATCCAAATAAAAAATATTTTAAAATCGACAGCAATAAAAATCGGCGATGCAGGGTTATGGACTCAAGGTAGTGGGATGATAAATATAGAAGAAGCTTTAAAAAAAGTATGA
- a CDS encoding glutamate synthase-related protein, with protein MTIWSKSNDVLGTVNRGNPAESGLCTLCMADCQGKCETWLSSLLGRKMLYPRDFGMVTAGSSNTTSIGVSYNSLRIMGYNYGAYGLGQNISNSSDDCIFPNVNIETEFGSEEKTKSRIPIMTGALGSTFIAAKYWDPLAIGAALVGFPIVIGENVAGIDKEAVIENGRIKKAPELDKRINTYLRYFDGYGAIIVQVNVEDLRNGVAEYVIEKYGDKVIIELKWGQGAKSIGGEIQVKDIEYATFLKKRGYIVDPDPEKPEIVEGFKNGAVKSFARHSRLGYTHLSSPEEVREEFMKTVEYLRKIGYKKITLKTGSYSMDSLAMAIKFATEAKLDLLTIDGSGGGTGMSPWNMMQTWGVPSILLHSKAYEYASILANKGQKVVDMAFAGGFAREDHIFKALALGAPFTKLVCMGRALMIPAFVGSNIEGVLHPERKGKVNGNWDSLPPTVSQLGLKAEEIFAGYYEVKKKVGENEMKNIPYGAIAVWTLADKLAAGLQQLMAGARKFSIKAISREDIASANRETERETGIPFITDIRNNVARDILNS; from the coding sequence ATGACCATATGGTCAAAATCAAATGATGTACTAGGAACAGTAAACAGAGGAAATCCAGCGGAATCCGGCTTGTGCACACTTTGCATGGCGGATTGCCAGGGAAAGTGCGAAACCTGGCTTTCTAGTCTTCTGGGCAGAAAAATGTTGTATCCTAGAGATTTTGGTATGGTAACAGCTGGAAGTAGCAACACAACGTCCATTGGCGTATCTTACAATTCATTGAGGATAATGGGATATAATTACGGTGCTTATGGGTTAGGTCAAAATATTTCCAATTCTTCTGATGACTGCATATTCCCAAATGTAAATATTGAAACTGAATTTGGTAGTGAAGAAAAAACAAAATCAAGAATTCCTATTATGACTGGTGCTCTCGGGTCGACTTTTATTGCAGCAAAGTACTGGGACCCATTAGCTATAGGTGCGGCTCTTGTAGGTTTTCCGATAGTAATAGGCGAAAATGTGGCAGGTATTGATAAGGAGGCAGTAATAGAAAATGGCAGAATTAAAAAGGCACCGGAACTAGACAAAAGAATAAATACTTATCTTCGTTATTTTGATGGATATGGTGCTATTATTGTCCAGGTGAATGTAGAAGACTTAAGGAACGGTGTGGCAGAATATGTTATTGAAAAGTACGGTGATAAGGTAATAATAGAGCTTAAATGGGGACAGGGTGCAAAAAGTATTGGTGGCGAAATTCAAGTTAAGGATATTGAATATGCTACTTTCTTAAAAAAGAGGGGTTACATTGTCGATCCTGATCCAGAAAAGCCTGAAATTGTTGAAGGATTTAAAAACGGTGCTGTAAAATCTTTTGCAAGGCACAGTAGACTCGGATATACTCATCTATCTTCCCCTGAAGAAGTGAGGGAAGAATTTATGAAAACCGTAGAGTATTTACGAAAAATCGGGTATAAAAAAATCACATTAAAAACCGGCTCTTATAGTATGGATAGTTTAGCTATGGCTATAAAATTTGCTACCGAAGCAAAACTTGATTTGCTCACAATCGATGGTTCAGGCGGCGGAACTGGCATGAGTCCGTGGAATATGATGCAGACATGGGGTGTACCGTCTATACTTCTGCATTCGAAAGCATATGAGTACGCATCAATCCTCGCAAATAAAGGGCAGAAAGTGGTTGATATGGCTTTTGCCGGTGGTTTTGCAAGAGAAGACCATATTTTTAAAGCCCTTGCCCTGGGAGCACCATTTACAAAGTTAGTTTGCATGGGAAGAGCATTAATGATACCAGCCTTTGTAGGTTCGAATATAGAAGGGGTACTGCATCCGGAAAGGAAAGGCAAGGTAAATGGAAATTGGGACAGCTTGCCGCCGACGGTTTCTCAGCTTGGCCTCAAAGCAGAGGAAATTTTCGCAGGTTACTATGAGGTGAAAAAGAAAGTGGGAGAAAATGAAATGAAAAATATACCTTATGGAGCTATAGCCGTATGGACTTTAGCGGATAAATTGGCTGCAGGTTTGCAACAGCTGATGGCGGGAGCAAGAAAGTTTTCTATCAAAGCAATTTCAAGAGAAGATATTGCTTCAGCCAACCGGGAAACTGAAAGGGAAACTGGGATACCCTTTATCACAGATATAAGGAATAATGTTGCGAGAGATATTTTAAATTCTTAA
- a CDS encoding HutP family protein has translation MKPMKSIDVARVAVKMAMSTREEEEALKNKYWQQGVKVAAVDYGGEYVTSISKIIERAVVAAKREGIIEESHTGEGAVAGAAHDAVMQVMNKAMGLNVGGKIGIAYANEHLCVCVFFAVGMLNLNEVAIGLGHRSLK, from the coding sequence ATGAAACCGATGAAGAGTATTGATGTAGCCAGAGTTGCGGTAAAAATGGCTATGTCAACGAGAGAAGAGGAAGAGGCTTTAAAAAATAAATATTGGCAACAGGGAGTAAAAGTTGCTGCTGTTGATTATGGTGGAGAATATGTAACTTCTATATCTAAAATTATTGAAAGAGCAGTTGTAGCAGCTAAAAGAGAAGGAATTATAGAAGAGAGTCACACAGGAGAGGGAGCAGTTGCAGGGGCTGCCCATGACGCTGTTATGCAAGTCATGAACAAAGCCATGGGCCTTAATGTAGGAGGGAAAATAGGAATTGCATATGCTAATGAACATCTTTGTGTTTGTGTGTTTTTTGCGGTAGGGATGCTCAACTTAAACGAAGTAGCTATAGGATTAGGTCACAGGTCGTTAAAATGA
- a CDS encoding cyclic lactone autoinducer peptide: MKKVRPMSILGTVLTFIGTLGLVTPACIGWFYKPQVPEVLAKK, translated from the coding sequence ATGAAAAAGGTTCGTCCGATGTCAATATTAGGGACGGTGCTTACCTTTATAGGTACATTGGGGCTGGTGACTCCCGCTTGTATCGGTTGGTTTTATAAGCCCCAAGTGCCTGAGGTTTTGGCGAAAAAGTAA
- a CDS encoding sulfide/dihydroorotate dehydrogenase-like FAD/NAD-binding protein codes for MYKIIRKAVLNPVVKLMDIEAPRVAKSAKPGQFVIIRIYDKGERISLTIADYDLEKGTVTIVFQEVGKSTKLLGTLNAGDYILDFVGPLGNSMEVPKDAKKILGVGGGVGIPALYPKLKVLHQEGYKVEAILGGRSEEYIIFKKEMEAVCDKVYYATDDGTLGKKGFVTDVLKEVLENDKEIDYIITVGPVIMMKNVCKMTKEYNIPTIVSMNPLMVDGTGMCGACRIEVGGETKFVCMDGPIFDGHLVNFDLAMTRLNMFKQQEKVSLELYEQHHGGDHHGR; via the coding sequence ATGTATAAAATCATAAGAAAAGCGGTACTAAATCCTGTCGTCAAACTCATGGATATTGAAGCGCCAAGAGTTGCAAAGAGTGCAAAACCTGGTCAGTTTGTCATTATTAGAATTTATGATAAAGGGGAAAGGATTTCTCTTACTATTGCAGATTATGACCTGGAAAAGGGAACAGTTACAATTGTATTTCAAGAGGTTGGTAAATCGACGAAGTTATTGGGAACTCTCAATGCAGGAGATTATATTTTAGATTTTGTAGGGCCTTTAGGGAATTCTATGGAAGTTCCCAAAGATGCTAAAAAAATATTAGGTGTTGGCGGTGGTGTAGGTATACCTGCCCTTTATCCTAAATTAAAAGTGCTACATCAAGAAGGTTATAAAGTTGAAGCGATTCTTGGCGGTAGAAGTGAAGAATATATAATTTTCAAGAAAGAAATGGAGGCTGTCTGTGACAAAGTATATTATGCTACAGACGATGGTACTCTAGGAAAAAAGGGCTTTGTGACAGATGTATTGAAAGAAGTATTGGAAAATGACAAAGAAATAGATTATATTATTACAGTTGGTCCTGTTATAATGATGAAAAATGTTTGCAAGATGACCAAAGAATACAATATACCAACTATAGTCAGTATGAACCCATTGATGGTAGATGGAACAGGGATGTGCGGCGCTTGTAGAATTGAGGTTGGCGGTGAGACAAAATTTGTATGTATGGATGGTCCAATTTTTGATGGTCATCTTGTGAATTTTGACTTAGCCATGACAAGGCTTAATATGTTTAAACAACAAGAAAAAGTGTCATTAGAATTGTATGAACAACATCATGGAGGTGATCACCATGGCCGTTAA
- a CDS encoding DNA-3-methyladenine glycosylase family protein — translation MKYSVEEKGTKVIVRGIEDFNLKETFECGQCFRWNEEEDGSYTGVAYDRVINVKLEGDMLIIDNTDLNDFYDIWFDYFDLGRDYKQIKESLSRDPILKEAIQYGKGIRILRQDTWETLISFIISQNNRIPQIKKVIENLARSFGDPIEYKGKIYYTFPKAEDFVMFDVETIAKSKCGFRAKYIMDAASKVFSGEINLLKLYEYKTGEIRDILMNINGVGPKVADCVILYSIGRYDTFPTDVWIKRIVEYLYLKREGNPLEIQLFAIDKFGELSGFAQQYLFYYSREMRKKIFNERKK, via the coding sequence ATGAAATATAGTGTGGAAGAAAAGGGGACAAAGGTAATTGTAAGGGGGATTGAAGATTTTAACCTTAAAGAGACTTTTGAGTGCGGACAATGTTTTAGGTGGAATGAAGAAGAAGATGGAAGCTATACAGGAGTTGCATATGATAGAGTAATAAATGTGAAATTAGAAGGAGATATGTTAATAATTGACAATACAGACTTGAATGACTTTTATGACATATGGTTTGACTATTTTGACCTTGGAAGAGATTATAAGCAGATAAAAGAAAGTCTTTCACGGGATCCAATATTAAAAGAAGCAATTCAATATGGGAAAGGTATAAGGATTTTGCGCCAAGACACGTGGGAAACTCTTATCTCTTTTATAATCTCTCAAAACAACAGGATACCCCAGATAAAAAAAGTTATAGAAAATCTTGCGAGGTCTTTTGGAGATCCTATTGAGTACAAAGGAAAAATCTATTATACTTTTCCCAAGGCTGAAGATTTTGTTATGTTTGATGTGGAGACAATTGCAAAGAGCAAATGTGGTTTTAGGGCGAAGTATATAATGGACGCAGCTTCTAAAGTTTTTTCAGGAGAGATAAACCTTTTGAAGCTCTATGAGTATAAAACAGGAGAAATTAGAGATATTCTTATGAATATAAACGGTGTAGGGCCCAAAGTGGCTGATTGCGTGATATTGTATTCAATAGGTAGATACGATACTTTTCCAACAGATGTTTGGATAAAAAGGATTGTAGAGTATTTGTATCTGAAAAGAGAAGGAAATCCCTTAGAAATACAGCTATTTGCTATAGATAAATTTGGAGAATTATCTGGATTTGCACAACAATATCTCTTTTATTACAGCAGGGAGATGAGGAAGAAAATTTTTAACGAGAGGAAGAAGTAA
- a CDS encoding sensor histidine kinase gives MFKDSYKNAMMIYVVQMVLIVILVNNNFMKNLDVFQPKNQELFRIFIGILIFILNVFSIFVLRDLYAKNKEERQFLINSIRFKYIEEQNRIYRQNHHDIKNHLIVISELVKEKRYSELENYLSSYIEEIDKNLVTINTAVNEIDILLYSKINNAKSKGIEVYFKCDTQIQCHKKHVLNLVSVLGNLIDNAIEACDEMEKDKYIAIDIKEDPIDYIFHIKNRYDFQKDVEPSIFFEEGFSTKEGRGRGEGLYIVRNIVEKYRGEIKVKTQGGYFDVIVEIPKFSLEGD, from the coding sequence ATGTTTAAGGATAGTTACAAAAATGCAATGATGATTTATGTAGTGCAAATGGTATTGATAGTGATACTTGTAAATAACAATTTTATGAAAAATCTTGATGTATTTCAGCCAAAAAATCAAGAGCTGTTTAGGATTTTCATAGGAATTTTGATTTTTATATTAAATGTGTTTTCTATTTTTGTGTTAAGAGACTTGTATGCCAAAAATAAAGAAGAACGCCAATTTTTAATAAATAGTATTAGATTTAAATACATAGAAGAACAAAATCGCATATACAGGCAAAATCATCATGATATTAAAAATCACTTGATAGTCATTTCTGAATTAGTCAAGGAAAAAAGATATAGTGAACTGGAGAATTATTTGTCTTCATATATAGAAGAAATTGATAAAAATTTAGTAACTATAAACACAGCCGTAAATGAAATTGATATATTACTTTATTCAAAGATAAACAATGCTAAAAGCAAAGGTATTGAAGTGTATTTTAAATGCGATACACAAATCCAATGCCACAAAAAGCATGTGTTAAACCTTGTTTCAGTTTTGGGAAATTTAATAGACAATGCAATAGAGGCTTGTGATGAAATGGAAAAAGATAAGTACATAGCGATAGACATAAAAGAAGACCCCATAGATTACATATTTCACATAAAGAATAGATATGATTTTCAAAAAGATGTAGAACCATCCATCTTTTTTGAAGAAGGGTTTTCTACAAAAGAGGGTAGAGGAAGAGGAGAAGGATTGTATATTGTAAGAAATATAGTAGAAAAGTATCGCGGTGAAATAAAAGTAAAAACCCAAGGAGGTTATTTTGACGTTATTGTAGAAATTCCTAAATTTTCTCTGGAGGGCGATTGA
- a CDS encoding Asp23/Gls24 family envelope stress response protein, with amino-acid sequence MKVYSLVGESGTGKSHHASFIAGKYGIRYIIDDGILIKGNNIIAGVSAKKEATKIAAIKRALFTDPKHAEDVKKAIEEMKPDKILIIGTSDRMVDAIAEKLGLPPVSIRIYIKDVVPPKQIEIAREKRLTEGKHVIPVPTFEVKKQFSGYFLDSLRIFRRNKGGYFEKTIVRPNYSYLGKYTISENVINSIVAYELILFNEVYRVNRVLTEKRPEGIILKVDVTIKYGYKIIPVLKEAMKNIKKQLEYMTALNVLQMDIYVKNLYIEKTNTKEKGM; translated from the coding sequence TTGAAAGTCTATTCTTTAGTTGGAGAGAGTGGTACAGGAAAAAGTCACCATGCCTCTTTTATTGCTGGCAAGTACGGGATTAGGTACATCATAGATGACGGTATTTTGATAAAAGGCAACAATATCATAGCAGGGGTTTCTGCCAAAAAAGAGGCCACAAAAATTGCGGCGATAAAAAGGGCATTGTTTACTGACCCCAAACACGCAGAAGATGTAAAAAAAGCTATTGAAGAAATGAAACCCGACAAAATCCTCATTATAGGTACTTCTGACAGAATGGTGGATGCGATAGCGGAAAAGCTGGGGCTTCCTCCTGTCAGTATAAGGATATACATTAAAGATGTGGTACCGCCAAAACAAATTGAAATAGCTCGGGAAAAAAGACTTACGGAGGGGAAACACGTTATTCCTGTTCCCACATTTGAAGTTAAAAAGCAATTTTCAGGATATTTTTTAGACTCTCTGCGAATTTTTAGGAGAAATAAGGGTGGATATTTTGAAAAGACAATTGTAAGGCCTAATTACAGCTATTTAGGGAAATACACTATTTCTGAAAATGTCATAAATTCAATAGTAGCTTATGAGCTTATTTTATTTAATGAGGTTTACAGAGTTAATAGGGTTTTGACAGAAAAAAGGCCTGAAGGAATAATTTTAAAAGTAGACGTTACAATAAAGTATGGGTACAAAATTATCCCTGTATTAAAAGAAGCTATGAAAAATATAAAAAAACAATTGGAGTATATGACGGCCTTAAATGTCCTACAAATGGATATTTATGTAAAAAATTTGTATATAGAAAAAACAAATACTAAAGAAAAGGGTATGTGA
- a CDS encoding accessory gene regulator ArgB-like protein — MDINIEKLAEKLTQRLFKTQNLTDIEMAKIQYGISLILGVLIEFVLVYTVSLILGFGFYTAVIMISALLLRINTGGAHCSTYNRCITFTAIYFIPFSALAKFVDIHFPLTFKFFVSLLLYFIVLAIVKNHKFYKIVVFSFVLLNILLFFMGSIFGVKMLFMVSIGFMLQAIMITSFGEMMIRIADNVIKKLGI, encoded by the coding sequence ATTGATATTAATATTGAAAAGTTAGCTGAAAAATTGACCCAACGATTATTCAAAACTCAAAATTTGACGGATATTGAAATGGCAAAAATACAATATGGCATAAGCTTAATTTTAGGCGTGCTGATTGAATTTGTCTTAGTTTACACTGTCTCTTTAATATTAGGATTTGGTTTTTACACTGCAGTAATAATGATTTCAGCTCTTTTGTTGAGAATAAATACAGGCGGAGCTCATTGTTCTACTTATAATAGATGTATAACTTTTACAGCAATTTATTTTATACCTTTTTCTGCTTTAGCAAAATTTGTAGACATACATTTTCCTTTGACATTTAAATTTTTTGTGAGTCTATTGCTATATTTTATAGTTTTAGCGATAGTAAAAAATCATAAATTTTATAAAATTGTAGTTTTCAGTTTTGTTCTTCTAAACATTTTGCTGTTTTTTATGGGCTCAATATTTGGCGTCAAAATGTTGTTTATGGTATCTATTGGTTTTATGCTGCAAGCTATAATGATAACTTCCTTTGGGGAAATGATGATAAGAATTGCTGATAATGTTATAAAAAAATTAGGAATATAA